In SAR324 cluster bacterium, one genomic interval encodes:
- a CDS encoding outer membrane lipoprotein-sorting protein produces the protein MSKPFTKLTVLTILTVFFQTILMFQPDAQILMAAELTARQIMEQVDARNNGDNVTMNTRMVLIDKKGEQRVHEILSYKKDKGQDHMALMMFVDPPGVKDVGFLTYDYEDQGKEDDQWLYMPAVHKTNRIAGGDKSSSFMGSDFNYSDMSSVDVDDYDYELMENTEVNGVPVWQIRSTPKTQDVIEKTGYTKSILFVRKDNFVVIRSALWVHKRSQIKYMEVKNLELIDKIWVATEIHMTTKKGQDLLHKTILSQSNVKFDQNLSDDLFTLRRLEKGT, from the coding sequence ATGTCTAAGCCTTTCACCAAATTGACTGTTCTCACAATATTGACCGTATTTTTTCAGACGATACTCATGTTCCAGCCTGACGCACAGATACTTATGGCGGCTGAACTGACAGCCCGACAGATCATGGAACAGGTTGATGCCAGAAACAACGGCGATAATGTCACCATGAACACACGCATGGTGTTGATTGATAAAAAAGGTGAACAGCGTGTGCATGAAATTCTATCCTACAAAAAAGACAAGGGGCAGGACCACATGGCCTTGATGATGTTTGTGGACCCGCCCGGAGTCAAGGATGTGGGGTTTCTGACCTATGATTATGAGGATCAGGGCAAGGAAGATGACCAGTGGCTTTATATGCCGGCAGTACATAAGACCAACCGGATCGCCGGAGGAGACAAAAGTTCCAGCTTCATGGGGTCTGATTTCAATTATTCCGATATGTCTTCCGTGGATGTGGATGATTACGACTATGAACTCATGGAAAACACTGAGGTCAATGGTGTGCCTGTCTGGCAGATCCGTTCAACCCCAAAGACACAGGACGTGATTGAGAAAACGGGCTATACCAAGTCCATTCTGTTTGTCAGAAAAGATAATTTTGTGGTGATACGCTCCGCCTTGTGGGTTCATAAACGGAGCCAGATCAAATACATGGAAGTGAAAAATCTGGAATTGATTGACAAAATATGGGTTGCGACAGAAATCCACATGACCACCAAAAAAGGACAGGATCTGCTGCACAAGACCATCCTGAGTCAGTCGAATGTGAAGTTTGATCAGAATCTCAGCGATGATCTGTTTACTCTGCGCCGCCTCGAAAAAGGGACCTGA